The DNA segment GTAAGAACAAGCCAAATGAATGTGATTTTTCCTGGCATCCCGTCTTTTAGAAGTATCTATCCGGTTCCGCAGGTTGAAATTGACAATGTTAATAATAAAAGTGGCTATCAGAATGCTGGCTATAATTAATTAGTCTTAGAATTTGACCGGTACCTTTTAAGGTGCCGGTCTTTTATAGCTTGATCACCTCTAAAAAACAATCATATTCGAATGAACATGAGATTCCTTTTCCTTTTAATCTGCGGCTGTCTTTTCAGTCTAAGTGTCTGTGCACAAGTACAACAGCAGCCAAACCCACAATATCAGCTCAAAACTACATTTAACCCTGTTCAATACAAGAACTTCTATCTGCTTAGCTTATTGCAGCAGGATCAGGCGGTAAAACAAGTGATTAAAAATGATCCTGAGCTGAGCACATTGTTTAAAAACAGAACCCTGAAAATAGCCGATGCCCTTAAGAAATGTGCTAGCGACATCGCTTGCTTCGCCGCTGCCTTTAAATTCACTGAAGATGAAATTGCGACGGTAAGTCTTCGATTAGGCCATATTTTTAAACAAGGTGCTGCTTTAAATGCCCTGCTGAAGAATGATGTTATTCCTTCCGGTTGTTATGCCTTATATGGTAATTTCAAACCTGAAGAAATGCTGGCCAAAGCCTGGGCTCAGGATGCGAAAGCAATTAACCACACGATTGAAGTTTATGTGGAAGGTGCCAAAGCCAACTATCCGAAAATAGATTCTATAGGATTTAACGTGAAGGATAAAAGCTACCCGGAACTGGTGAATACCAATGCTTTATTGAGCTTGAACACCAACAATAGTTTGTTCTTTGAGCCCTCCATGCAGTTTGCGCTGATTGCCCTGGAAATTAACGAACGGAATGATGCGGGAGATTATGAGCCGATGGTGAATACCGTCAACAAAGCAAGCCTCAGCGCTATAAAAAAGACAAACTTTGGTAAATATAAATACAGCCTGATATTGGTGCCGGGTGAAGGGCCTGAAGAGCATGACACAGAATTAAGTGCGGGTGGAATGTTGCGCTGCCGGCTGGCGGTAGAACAATACAAGAATGGAATGGCTCCCTTTATTATGGTCTCAGGTGGGAGGGTTCATCCCTATAAAACGAAGTACAGCGAGGCTTATGAAATGAAGAAGTTCTTAATGAATACCTTGCAAATTCCTGAAAGCGTAATTATTATGGAGCCTCATGCCAGGCACACTACGACGAACCTCCGCAATGCGGCCCGGATCATGTTCAGATACGGCATGCCCATGGATAAAGCGGCATTAACCGTTACGGTTAATTCTCAAAGCAGGTACATTAGTGAGGTGATGCCTCAGCGCTGCATCAAAGAACTCGGATATGAACCTTATCGGTTAGGGAAACGTTTGTCGGACACGGCACTGGAGTTTTTTCCAAATGTGATGTCATTACAAATTGATTTTGATGAACCTATGGATCCATAAAGACGACGATTTTTGCCGTAATAAATAAGATATAGCACATCCTAATCGAAAACTTTTAGGATATTAGAAATCTCTACTTAACAGGTGCTGTTTAATTTATGAAAAAAGGTAAATGCTGTGATCTTGAAACCTGCATGATGTGCAGAATGGTGCTGAAGGAATGGAAGTCTGCAATCGACAATAACCGTAAAAATTTTATTGCAAAAAAAGGAGAGCTGATCATCAGAGAAGGCGATCCGGTAACAGGGATGTACTTTGTCCAAAATGGAAATGTTAAAGTGCATAAACATTGGGGCGAGAAAGAACTGATTGTACGCTTTGCCAACTCGGGTAAAATCTTTGGTCATCGTGGTTTAGGGACCAGTAGCTCCGTTTATCCTATTTCTGCTACTGCACTTGAAGAAACCTCTCTTTGTTTTATCGACCTGGAATTTTTTATCGCTACTTTAAAGGTAAACCATGATTTTGCCTTTAACCTCATGCTATTCTATGCAGATGAACTGCAGGAATCAGAAAAGAAAATGCGTAACCTGGCCTTGATGTCTGTAAAAAGCAGGCTTGCCGTGGCCTTATTACAATTAAAAGATCAGTTTGGTCTTAATGAGGCCGGTCAGCTAAATATAGAATTGAGCAAGCAGGATCTTGCGGCGTTCACTGGTGCAACGTACGAAACGGTATTCCGGATGACCACTGAATTGGTCAATGAAAAACTGATCTCTTTGTCGGGAAAGAACATACATATTGTAGATGAAGTAAAATTAAGATTCCTTACTCAGGAATCTTAATCCACTTAAAACTTGTAGCCTATCCCTATCCCCGCATTCCATTTTCCATCTTTGCTGTTCGTTTTAGCATTGTAATACAGTGGAACCTGAATGGCGAGATGATTGTAAATGGTCGTAATACCAACACCCAGATTGGGGGTAAGTATTGAATTTTGTGGGGCACCTGTCGCGACTTTGTCTTTCTTAATGCGTAAGCTGGGTAATAATCCAACCAATACCGATAGTGGTTTTTTAGAGAATTTGATGGCCGGTCCGGTACAATTGAGGTAGGCCCCCTGGTCTACATAACCTGCAACAATTACACCCTCAAAAAGAGTAGCCCTGGTCTGTACGGAGTTGCCATTGTTTTGTGATTTTGCGGTTAAAGTCAGCGCACAAAGACTAAAGAAGAGGTAAACTGATTTTTTGTAAAGATTTGTCATATGAAAAGTTTAAATGGTGGCGGTATTGTGATTATTGAAAGTTTGAATATTACTGATGGGAAGGGTTTTGTAATTGCCCTTTTTAATGAGTTTGTATAGGGAGAAACCGGATAAATTACCTTGTTCCAGTTGCTGGTTGAGTTTTTTTAAAGTGGCAGAAGGGTAGATGGCACATAAAGGTTCCATAAAATCTTCCTGTGCATATACATAATAGTCGTAGCATGGAAATGTGAGTGTATGCTCCAGCAGCTCTTTTAAGGTTTCTATATCCATTTCGATCATGTCACAAGCGAGAAGCAGGAGGTCATCATTCGGGTATTTAAGGCCTGCACTGAGCAGACCTTGTAGCGGTCCTTTGGCACTGGTCTCGTCTATAATCAATTGCTCAGCAGAAAAGAAATGGCTATAAGTTTCCAGCTGTGTAGGATTAATGGAGACATTCACCGGGATATTTAACTGTTCCAGTTTAAAGACGGTATGTGTAGCCCAATTACCTGATCCAAGCGCAAGGAGACCTTTGTCTTTACCCATCCGTTTACTCTCTCCGCCGCATAATACCAGCGCCCTGATCATAAGGCCTCAAATTCATAAAGGTGTTTATTCGGATCTCCGGTTTCTGTATGACAATTACAGTTGCCTCCCCATTCCTTACTGCCGTCGGCAAAATGTTCACATTTCCAGATCGGGACCTCATGTTTAATGCGGTCAATGATATAACGATTGCTGGCATAGGCTTCCCCACGGTGGACGGAAGCAGTAATGACCACCACTGCTGATTCGGTCACTTTTACTTTTCCAATTCGGTGTTGGGCATAGGCAATACTCAGGCTCCAGCGGTTTCTTGCAGCAAGTAGAATTTCTGCAATCATTTTTGTAGCCATTCCGGCATGGGCTTCATATTCCAGGTACTTCACGGCCTTACCGATATTGTGGTTTCTGACTTCACCGCTAAATAAAACCACGGCTCCGGCTGTCGGGCAATGTGATTTCTGAAGCAATGCAACCAGATCGATCTCTTTTTTTGTGATGAAATCCATGTTACCCTCCGCTGCTAGGTGGAATAACAAGAATATGCTCATTTCCTGTTAAGAGATAATGGTCGCTTACCATCTCGTCCTGTATAGCGAACCTGCAGCGTTTTAACACTGCTGCGGCTTCGGGATTGATCAGGGCGAGCTGTGCCCTTAAATCTGCGATGGTATGAACGCTGGCTTTAAGCTCAAACTCCTTTTTAAAAAATTCCTTTAATATGGCAAATACCTGTATTCTCATTCTTTTATCCTCCTATATGAAGCATGCTTAACTTGCTTCCTGTAAATTTTATACTTTGTTTTTGTGCGAGTGCTTCTCTTAATCGCAGATCGAGCTCGGCGGGAGCTGAAACACCTTTTATGGCGATGGGTTGATCATTGCTCAGACAGCCATAAATATTCCCATATACATCCAGGCGCAGGCGGTCGCAATCGGTACAGAAAGGCTGACTTTCATTGGCAATGATGCCAAATATATTTCCCGCTTCCGTTTGCCAGTAATTGGCCGTGGCGGCCTGTTTTCTTGGGATAGGGCTAAATCTGTATTGGGTGCTGATCAGCTGGAGCATTTCAGATTGGGAGAAAAAGTATTCCTCTGCCTTTCCGTGTAAATGTCCCATCGCCATGATCTCTAAAAACCGAATGATGATCTGTTGATCAGCGGCGTATTTTAATAAAGGAATCACCTGATTGTGGTTCAGCCCCTTCATGATGACCGAATTTATTTTTACGGCAATGCCGGCATTTAAGGCTGCGTCTATCCCTCTGAGTGTTTGGTCAAGCCCATGTCTTCTTCCCATCATGAAAAAAGTATGCGGATCTGTTGCGTCCAGAGAAACGTTGATTGCGGTTAATCCGGCAGCTTTTAATGCCGGTACCTGTTTTTGAAGCAAGATTCCGTTACTGGTCAGATTCAGATCGGTAATGCCCAACTTTCGGGCACCTTTAATTAGGTAAGGAAGTTCTTTATACAATAAGGGTTCACCTCCTGTAAAACGAATTGTACTAAAGTTCAGGCGTTCATGTAGCTGAGTAATCAGGTTCATCAACTCTTTTGCTGTCAACCCGTTTCCCTTACTTTCCGCATGATTTTTCTGGTTCTCTTCGTTGCTGTAGCTACAATAAGTGCAAGCCATATTGCAGTTGTTGATCAGGCTGATTCTTAGTGTTTTAAAAGTTCTTCCCAAATGGTCTTTT comes from the Pedobacter sp. FW305-3-2-15-E-R2A2 genome and includes:
- a CDS encoding YdcF family protein, giving the protein MNMRFLFLLICGCLFSLSVCAQVQQQPNPQYQLKTTFNPVQYKNFYLLSLLQQDQAVKQVIKNDPELSTLFKNRTLKIADALKKCASDIACFAAAFKFTEDEIATVSLRLGHIFKQGAALNALLKNDVIPSGCYALYGNFKPEEMLAKAWAQDAKAINHTIEVYVEGAKANYPKIDSIGFNVKDKSYPELVNTNALLSLNTNNSLFFEPSMQFALIALEINERNDAGDYEPMVNTVNKASLSAIKKTNFGKYKYSLILVPGEGPEEHDTELSAGGMLRCRLAVEQYKNGMAPFIMVSGGRVHPYKTKYSEAYEMKKFLMNTLQIPESVIIMEPHARHTTTNLRNAARIMFRYGMPMDKAALTVTVNSQSRYISEVMPQRCIKELGYEPYRLGKRLSDTALEFFPNVMSLQIDFDEPMDP
- a CDS encoding Crp/Fnr family transcriptional regulator; this translates as MKKGKCCDLETCMMCRMVLKEWKSAIDNNRKNFIAKKGELIIREGDPVTGMYFVQNGNVKVHKHWGEKELIVRFANSGKIFGHRGLGTSSSVYPISATALEETSLCFIDLEFFIATLKVNHDFAFNLMLFYADELQESEKKMRNLALMSVKSRLAVALLQLKDQFGLNEAGQLNIELSKQDLAAFTGATYETVFRMTTELVNEKLISLSGKNIHIVDEVKLRFLTQES
- a CDS encoding molybdenum cofactor guanylyltransferase; translated protein: MIRALVLCGGESKRMGKDKGLLALGSGNWATHTVFKLEQLNIPVNVSINPTQLETYSHFFSAEQLIIDETSAKGPLQGLLSAGLKYPNDDLLLLACDMIEMDIETLKELLEHTLTFPCYDYYVYAQEDFMEPLCAIYPSATLKKLNQQLEQGNLSGFSLYKLIKKGNYKTLPISNIQTFNNHNTATI
- a CDS encoding molybdenum cofactor biosynthesis protein MoaE, with translation MDFITKKEIDLVALLQKSHCPTAGAVVLFSGEVRNHNIGKAVKYLEYEAHAGMATKMIAEILLAARNRWSLSIAYAQHRIGKVKVTESAVVVITASVHRGEAYASNRYIIDRIKHEVPIWKCEHFADGSKEWGGNCNCHTETGDPNKHLYEFEAL
- a CDS encoding MoaD/ThiS family protein; amino-acid sequence: MRIQVFAILKEFFKKEFELKASVHTIADLRAQLALINPEAAAVLKRCRFAIQDEMVSDHYLLTGNEHILVIPPSSGG
- a CDS encoding radical SAM protein: MEQLKDHLGRTFKTLRISLINNCNMACTYCSYSNEENQKNHAESKGNGLTAKELMNLITQLHERLNFSTIRFTGGEPLLYKELPYLIKGARKLGITDLNLTSNGILLQKQVPALKAAGLTAINVSLDATDPHTFFMMGRRHGLDQTLRGIDAALNAGIAVKINSVIMKGLNHNQVIPLLKYAADQQIIIRFLEIMAMGHLHGKAEEYFFSQSEMLQLISTQYRFSPIPRKQAATANYWQTEAGNIFGIIANESQPFCTDCDRLRLDVYGNIYGCLSNDQPIAIKGVSAPAELDLRLREALAQKQSIKFTGSKLSMLHIGG